In Vulgatibacter sp., a single genomic region encodes these proteins:
- a CDS encoding septal ring lytic transglycosylase RlpA family protein → MRRLLPFLFALSLASACATTRQETAGSGATPARKSPWQEGIASYYADSLHGRKTASGQPYDREAATCAHRTHRFGTELVVQVVDTGQTTMCRVNDRGPFVRGRIVDLSKRLARELGLLERGLVRVRIAPRDAVE, encoded by the coding sequence ATGCGCCGACTGCTGCCGTTCCTCTTCGCCCTCAGCCTCGCCTCCGCCTGTGCCACCACGCGGCAGGAGACGGCGGGAAGCGGCGCCACGCCGGCTCGGAAGAGCCCCTGGCAGGAGGGGATCGCTTCGTATTACGCCGACAGCCTCCACGGCAGGAAGACCGCCAGCGGCCAGCCCTACGATCGCGAAGCGGCCACATGCGCCCACCGGACCCACCGCTTCGGCACCGAGCTGGTGGTGCAGGTGGTCGATACCGGCCAGACGACGATGTGCAGGGTCAACGACCGCGGCCCCTTCGTCCGGGGCCGCATCGTCGATCTCTCGAAGCGTCTCGCCAGGGAGCTGGGCCTGCTCGAGCGCGGCCTGGTCCGGGTGCGGATCGCGCCCCGCGATGCGGTCGAGTGA
- the pyrE gene encoding orotate phosphoribosyltransferase, protein MNDLLAADKSRLLDLLRTFSFAKRKVTLASGRESNFYIDCKRVTLAAEGHWLVGRLLLDSIFRLDPTVTAVGGLTLGADPIASAVSMASWLGARPLQGFIVRKEAKGHGTGRFLEGPPLQAGTRVAIVEDVVTTGGSGLKACERAEEAGLQVAGVFALVDRLEGGREAFEARGYRLESLFTRTDFMGDEV, encoded by the coding sequence GTGAACGACCTCCTCGCAGCGGACAAGAGCCGCCTCCTCGACCTCCTCCGCACCTTCTCCTTCGCGAAGCGCAAGGTCACCCTGGCCTCGGGTCGCGAGTCGAATTTCTACATCGACTGCAAGCGGGTGACCCTCGCCGCGGAGGGGCATTGGCTGGTGGGCCGCCTCCTCCTCGACAGCATCTTCCGCCTCGATCCCACCGTCACCGCGGTGGGCGGCCTCACCCTCGGCGCCGATCCGATCGCCTCCGCCGTCTCGATGGCGAGCTGGCTCGGCGCGCGCCCCCTGCAGGGCTTCATCGTCCGCAAGGAGGCGAAAGGCCACGGCACCGGTCGCTTCCTCGAGGGGCCCCCTTTGCAGGCGGGCACGCGCGTGGCCATCGTGGAGGACGTGGTGACCACCGGCGGATCGGGACTGAAGGCCTGCGAGCGGGCGGAGGAGGCGGGGCTGCAGGTCGCCGGCGTCTTCGCCCTGGTGGATCGCCTCGAGGGCGGCAGGGAGGCCTTCGAGGCCAGGGGCTACCGCCTCGAGTCGCTCTTCACCCGCACCGACTTCATGGGAGACGAGGTCTGA
- a CDS encoding tetratricopeptide repeat protein, translating to MHETALRSHDAEEARPERRAAELLLEQGDLEGALARLQSFLLTEPEDARARGLLGLCLFRLGRLEEAQAIYAALVERTPADPTLRVNLGLVALKRGDAAVAAAQFEMAVAQAPGHKKALNYLGLALAQRGDLALAQDAFERAGARAMAERMAAQLAEREASAAPPLAPAAEPGAEAPAPQQAPEPAAPVASEATPAPAPAAEDGAAAPAAMPAHPSTDFPALTDYAAATALEWPEGSPFGLAPGTAAVHFATQIHTRLDGLVAARGVAAWTPVQKRFRGAAIDRLFGAGSQQIWRATGGGHLLFRAEGRTFTPLRLDAEGYFVEERVFAFDEGAAFENGRLPGQATDLHLVRFAAQGHLLLVSDRPIRAEHVENGCLSLPTAGLVGWSGALAPRLVAAEEGPAVPWIELTGTGLVLLAG from the coding sequence ATGCACGAGACGGCGCTTCGCTCCCATGATGCCGAAGAGGCCCGGCCGGAGCGCCGGGCTGCAGAGCTCCTGCTGGAGCAGGGCGATCTCGAAGGGGCGCTCGCGCGCCTGCAGTCCTTCCTCCTCACCGAACCTGAAGACGCCCGCGCCCGTGGGCTGCTCGGGCTCTGTCTCTTCCGGCTCGGGCGGCTCGAGGAGGCGCAGGCGATCTACGCGGCGCTGGTGGAGCGCACGCCGGCGGATCCGACCCTGCGGGTGAACCTCGGCCTGGTCGCGCTCAAGCGCGGCGACGCTGCGGTCGCCGCGGCGCAATTCGAGATGGCGGTGGCGCAGGCGCCCGGCCACAAGAAGGCGCTCAATTACCTCGGCCTGGCGCTCGCGCAGCGCGGGGATCTGGCGCTGGCGCAGGACGCCTTCGAGCGGGCAGGGGCCCGGGCGATGGCGGAGCGCATGGCGGCGCAGCTCGCGGAGCGCGAGGCTTCCGCAGCGCCGCCCCTTGCTCCCGCTGCCGAGCCTGGTGCCGAGGCGCCCGCTCCGCAGCAGGCCCCGGAGCCTGCTGCCCCGGTCGCGTCCGAGGCGACGCCGGCTCCTGCCCCTGCGGCGGAGGATGGCGCCGCAGCGCCCGCCGCCATGCCGGCGCATCCCAGCACCGATTTCCCCGCGCTCACCGACTACGCCGCGGCCACGGCGCTCGAATGGCCCGAAGGCAGCCCCTTCGGCCTCGCACCCGGCACTGCGGCCGTCCACTTCGCCACCCAGATCCACACCCGCCTCGACGGCCTCGTCGCCGCCCGGGGCGTGGCAGCCTGGACTCCGGTGCAGAAGCGCTTCCGGGGCGCCGCCATCGACCGCCTCTTCGGCGCGGGCTCCCAGCAGATCTGGCGGGCCACCGGCGGCGGCCATCTGCTCTTTCGGGCAGAGGGCCGCACCTTCACCCCGCTGCGCCTCGACGCGGAGGGCTATTTCGTCGAGGAGCGGGTCTTCGCCTTCGACGAGGGCGCCGCCTTCGAGAACGGCAGGCTCCCGGGGCAGGCCACCGACCTCCACCTCGTCCGCTTCGCGGCGCAGGGCCATCTGCTCCTGGTGAGCGATCGTCCGATCCGGGCGGAGCACGTGGAGAACGGCTGCCTCTCGCTCCCGACGGCGGGCCTCGTCGGCTGGAGCGGCGCCCTGGCGCCCCGCCTCGTCGCTGCGGAGGAGGGGCCGGCGGTGCCCTGGATCGAGCTCACGGGCACGGGCCTCGTGCTCCTCGCCGGCTGA
- the pgsA gene encoding CDP-diacylglycerol--glycerol-3-phosphate 3-phosphatidyltransferase produces the protein MAPRKSLKDELVNLPNLITYIRVLVIPVFLWFTWRGDPFSSFLAAALFTFAAVSDIVDGWLARRMNLVSIIGKFMDPLADKLIVTAALVMLAQMGRIEAWLVILLLSRELIVSGLRQIAVGEGLVIAAGQGGKWKTALQLSGIIGVLVHYTYPVDLLVVRSYPFDFQLIGEWLLVLSLVPSVFSALQYFGAFLDAVAEKEEAAKRAAAPTRDAA, from the coding sequence ATGGCACCCCGCAAGTCGCTCAAGGACGAGCTCGTCAACCTTCCCAACCTGATCACCTACATCCGCGTGCTGGTGATCCCGGTCTTCCTCTGGTTCACCTGGCGAGGGGATCCCTTCTCCTCGTTCCTCGCTGCGGCGCTCTTCACCTTCGCTGCGGTGAGCGACATCGTCGATGGCTGGCTCGCCCGGCGGATGAACCTGGTCAGCATCATCGGCAAGTTCATGGATCCGCTCGCCGACAAGCTGATCGTGACGGCGGCGCTGGTGATGCTGGCGCAGATGGGCCGGATCGAGGCCTGGCTGGTGATCCTGCTCCTCTCGCGCGAGCTGATCGTCTCCGGCCTCCGGCAGATCGCGGTGGGTGAGGGGCTGGTGATCGCGGCGGGGCAGGGCGGCAAGTGGAAGACCGCGCTGCAGCTCAGCGGCATCATCGGCGTGCTGGTGCACTACACCTACCCGGTCGATCTGCTGGTGGTGCGGAGCTACCCCTTCGATTTCCAGCTCATCGGCGAGTGGCTGCTGGTGCTCTCGCTGGTGCCCTCGGTCTTCTCCGCCCTGCAGTATTTCGGCGCGTTCCTGGACGCCGTGGCGGAGAAGGAAGAGGCCGCCAAGCGCGCCGCGGCGCCGACCCGCGACGCTGCGTAG
- a CDS encoding cyclic nucleotide-binding domain-containing protein: MSDHDHHSASRLAGLLGLKPDEIRRTLLASLFHLAFVATVVLVKSASNALVVARYQAEALPPLYIATALATGGAAWLAALADRGRARRLPRAGLVLATALLAGLAAAAHLRLPVAVIALYLFGETFATLVSIRFWSAASELFDARASKRTFGILGAAGMTGAILAGLMAQLLGARLGAVGLLPPALVLLVACTGFSLAVRRTRGSEVQQQPAPATIGLVRSQARAYLQGDRYPRALAALMVLLATLTALADYLFRLRAGAELGEAEMASLFGALNLWMGVVAVLFQLGLAGRVLERWGIFRYLLVTPGCSAATAVACLFVPGIAPAFTLRLVESAGSLSLNPAAFQLLYGPVPDAIRPQIRAAIDGVTKKVGFAAGGALLLLLGSHASIEALVAAVVAVVALVALVLTRTRKLYVAAIERRLARATGRHPTQLRSAEARQALLRSLRDTDPVRLLTAVSLLAEDPRFDPVPHLHGLLTHPHDRVRLAAIRLARTRRVTPAAPHLERLIEGDTPQVRQEAALALAVLSPRRAEQVLAPLLASEDPALAGAAVAALLPLEGRTGRATQALLRRLDDVDAPPEERRETARILGRLGPSVHAVRLLRYLEDPSPLVRRTACDAAGATRELPLVPVLVVLLGDRAVRSAARRALAAYGDAVVAELAALLDDRNRPLALRLEVPRVLRGIGTAAAARALLFSNIQEHAYLRYRIAVNLSRLHEEHPAIELDVQRAREATLRRLDAYHYYLPLYRDLEVGLPAGAPLVRAVGDRLQQNLEVVFRLLQLTLPGSKIVPAWRRFAGGDARERAYAIELIDHLLDDELKGRVLPLLERYHRLPEPWGGVPGVAARAPARVLEIAVARDEVLRSIAIHTAIRTWPENPPLPPGVGEDEMDAREIERVFFLEGVEIFGRCDVDDLMALAAIAREREYAGGETIFSEGDPGDALYVVLEGGVQFLKGGVEVLQIGVRDSFGESSLLDGAPRPVSAVALGREVRVLAVDRHDFLDLVSDRPELLRGIFTAVSRHLRQVLDRTAKTGKQDPALRAG; the protein is encoded by the coding sequence TTGTCGGACCACGATCACCATAGCGCCTCGCGCCTCGCCGGCCTCCTCGGGCTGAAACCGGACGAAATCCGCCGCACGCTGCTCGCCAGCCTCTTCCATCTCGCCTTCGTGGCGACGGTGGTGCTGGTGAAGAGCGCCTCGAACGCGCTCGTCGTCGCGCGTTACCAGGCCGAGGCGTTGCCGCCGCTCTACATCGCCACCGCCCTGGCGACCGGCGGCGCCGCCTGGCTCGCGGCGCTGGCGGATCGGGGCAGGGCCCGGCGCCTGCCCCGGGCAGGCCTCGTCCTCGCCACCGCGCTCCTCGCCGGCCTCGCAGCAGCGGCCCATCTCCGGCTGCCGGTGGCGGTGATCGCCCTCTACCTCTTCGGCGAGACCTTCGCGACGCTGGTCTCGATCCGCTTCTGGAGCGCGGCCTCCGAGCTCTTCGACGCCCGCGCCAGCAAGCGGACCTTCGGCATCCTCGGCGCCGCCGGGATGACCGGCGCGATCCTCGCCGGGCTCATGGCGCAGCTCCTCGGCGCCCGCCTCGGTGCGGTGGGGCTGCTGCCACCTGCGCTGGTGCTCCTCGTCGCCTGCACCGGCTTCTCGCTGGCCGTGCGCCGCACGCGGGGCAGCGAGGTGCAGCAGCAGCCCGCGCCGGCGACGATCGGGCTGGTGCGCTCGCAGGCCCGCGCCTATCTGCAGGGCGACCGCTACCCCCGCGCCCTCGCCGCGCTGATGGTGCTCCTCGCCACCCTCACCGCGCTGGCGGACTACCTCTTCCGCCTCCGCGCCGGCGCCGAGCTCGGCGAGGCCGAGATGGCCTCGCTCTTCGGCGCCTTGAACCTCTGGATGGGCGTGGTCGCGGTGCTCTTCCAGCTCGGCCTCGCGGGCAGGGTGCTGGAGCGCTGGGGCATCTTCCGCTACCTGCTCGTAACCCCGGGCTGCAGCGCGGCCACAGCGGTGGCCTGCCTCTTCGTGCCGGGGATCGCCCCGGCCTTCACCTTGCGCCTGGTCGAATCGGCGGGGAGCCTCTCGCTCAACCCGGCTGCGTTCCAGCTCCTCTACGGCCCGGTGCCCGACGCGATCCGCCCGCAGATCCGCGCGGCGATCGACGGCGTCACCAAGAAGGTCGGCTTCGCCGCTGGCGGCGCGCTCCTGCTCCTGCTCGGCAGCCACGCCAGCATCGAGGCGCTGGTGGCTGCGGTGGTCGCCGTGGTGGCGCTCGTCGCCCTCGTCCTCACCCGCACCCGCAAGCTCTACGTGGCCGCCATCGAGCGGCGCCTCGCCCGCGCCACCGGCCGCCACCCGACGCAGCTGCGCAGCGCCGAGGCGCGGCAGGCGCTGCTCCGCTCTCTGCGCGACACGGACCCGGTCCGGCTCCTCACCGCGGTTTCACTCCTCGCGGAGGATCCCCGCTTCGATCCCGTGCCCCACCTGCACGGGCTCCTTACCCACCCGCACGATCGGGTGCGCCTCGCCGCCATCCGCCTCGCCCGGACGCGCCGGGTGACGCCGGCGGCGCCGCACCTCGAGCGGCTCATCGAGGGCGACACGCCGCAGGTCCGGCAGGAGGCGGCGCTGGCCCTCGCCGTCCTCTCGCCCCGCCGGGCGGAGCAGGTCCTCGCGCCGCTCCTCGCGAGCGAGGATCCCGCCCTCGCCGGCGCAGCGGTGGCGGCGCTCCTGCCGCTCGAGGGCCGCACCGGCCGGGCGACCCAGGCGTTGCTGCGGCGGCTCGACGACGTGGACGCGCCGCCGGAGGAGCGCCGGGAGACGGCGCGGATCCTCGGCAGGTTGGGACCCTCCGTCCACGCGGTGCGGCTCCTGCGCTACCTCGAGGATCCGAGCCCCCTCGTTCGCCGCACCGCCTGCGATGCTGCCGGCGCCACCCGGGAGCTCCCCCTGGTGCCGGTGCTCGTCGTGCTCCTCGGCGACCGCGCGGTGCGCAGCGCCGCCCGCCGCGCCCTCGCCGCCTACGGCGACGCGGTGGTGGCGGAGCTCGCCGCCCTGCTCGACGACAGGAACCGGCCGCTGGCGCTGCGCCTCGAGGTGCCCCGCGTCCTCCGTGGAATCGGCACCGCAGCTGCCGCCAGGGCGCTGCTCTTCTCCAACATCCAGGAGCACGCCTACCTGCGCTACCGGATCGCGGTGAACCTCTCGCGGTTGCACGAGGAGCATCCGGCGATCGAACTCGACGTCCAGCGAGCACGGGAGGCGACGCTCCGCCGCCTCGACGCGTACCACTACTACCTCCCGCTCTACCGCGATCTCGAGGTGGGGCTGCCCGCAGGTGCGCCGCTGGTGCGCGCGGTGGGCGACAGGCTCCAGCAGAATCTCGAGGTGGTCTTCCGGCTGCTGCAGCTCACGCTCCCCGGCTCGAAGATCGTGCCGGCCTGGCGCCGCTTCGCCGGCGGCGACGCCAGGGAGCGCGCCTATGCGATCGAGCTCATCGACCACCTCCTCGACGACGAGCTCAAGGGGCGGGTGCTGCCCCTGCTCGAGCGCTACCACCGGCTCCCGGAGCCGTGGGGTGGGGTGCCGGGCGTCGCCGCCAGGGCGCCGGCGCGGGTCCTCGAGATCGCGGTGGCCCGCGACGAGGTACTGCGCTCGATCGCGATCCACACCGCAATCCGCACCTGGCCCGAGAACCCGCCACTGCCGCCAGGCGTGGGGGAGGACGAGATGGACGCACGGGAAATCGAGAGGGTCTTCTTCCTCGAGGGCGTCGAGATCTTCGGTCGCTGCGACGTGGACGATCTCATGGCCCTGGCCGCCATCGCCCGCGAGCGCGAATACGCCGGAGGCGAGACGATCTTCTCCGAGGGCGATCCGGGGGACGCGCTCTATGTCGTGCTCGAGGGCGGCGTCCAGTTCCTGAAGGGCGGCGTCGAGGTGCTGCAGATCGGCGTGCGCGATTCCTTCGGCGAATCGAGCCTCCTCGACGGCGCGCCGCGGCCGGTGAGCGCCGTGGCCCTGGGCCGCGAGGTGCGGGTGCTGGCGGTGGATCGGCACGACTTCCTCGACCTGGTCTCCGACAGGCCCGAGCTCCTCCGCGGCATCTTCACCGCGGTGAGCCGCCACCTGCGGCAGGTGCTCGATCGCACCGCCAAGACGGGTAAGCAGGATCCGGCGCTGCGGGCGGGCTGA
- the nadB gene encoding L-aspartate oxidase, with the protein MAERFDYLVIGGGVAGLTFALRAARTGTVAVLTKRARDESNTKWAQGGIAAVLDPDDSFDAHVKDTIEAGVGLSHLETVELCVREAPERIRELVRIGVDFSERAAGQLDLTREGGHSARRVVHAKDLTGMEVERALIAACEEQPNIRFFDHHTAIDLILSARAGQPGPNRALGAWVLDNRTGDAMTLLAKVTILATGGAGKVYLYTSNPDVATGDGLAMAWRAGAVVANMEFYQFHPTCLFHPQAKSFLISEALRGEGGVLRRGDGTSFMEDYHSMGSLAPRDVVARAIDAEMKRTGDESVFLDMTHLPRSFLVDRFPNIYATCKEFGIDMAVQPIPVVPAAHYQCGGILVDLDARTSIPNLLAIGEVAATGLHGANRLASNSLLEGLVFGARGAVTAHELAREAKEPPRVDDWNVGSAVEPEEAVVVTHNWDEIRRLMWNYVGIVRTVKRLHRARARLDLLREEIRQYYWQYKLTTDFIEVRNIADVAHMVVRCALERKESRGLHYILDYPKRDDAHWRRDTVISRAG; encoded by the coding sequence ATGGCGGAGCGTTTCGACTACCTGGTCATTGGCGGCGGCGTCGCCGGCCTCACCTTCGCCCTGCGCGCTGCCCGGACGGGCACCGTGGCGGTGCTCACCAAACGGGCCCGCGACGAGAGCAACACCAAGTGGGCGCAGGGCGGGATCGCCGCGGTCCTCGACCCGGACGACTCCTTCGACGCCCACGTGAAGGACACGATCGAGGCCGGCGTGGGCCTCAGCCACCTCGAGACGGTGGAGCTCTGCGTGCGCGAGGCGCCGGAGCGGATCCGGGAGCTGGTCCGCATCGGCGTCGATTTCTCCGAGCGCGCCGCAGGCCAGCTCGACCTCACCCGGGAAGGTGGCCACTCGGCCCGCCGCGTGGTCCACGCCAAGGACCTCACCGGCATGGAGGTGGAGCGGGCGCTCATCGCTGCGTGCGAGGAGCAGCCGAACATCCGCTTCTTCGATCACCACACGGCAATCGACCTGATCCTGTCGGCGCGGGCCGGCCAGCCGGGCCCCAACCGCGCCCTCGGCGCCTGGGTTCTCGACAACCGCACGGGCGACGCGATGACGCTGCTCGCCAAGGTCACCATCCTCGCCACCGGCGGCGCAGGGAAGGTCTACCTCTACACCTCGAATCCCGACGTGGCGACGGGCGACGGCCTCGCCATGGCGTGGCGGGCAGGCGCGGTGGTGGCGAACATGGAGTTCTACCAATTCCACCCCACCTGCCTCTTCCACCCGCAGGCGAAGAGCTTCCTGATCAGCGAGGCGCTCCGCGGCGAAGGCGGCGTCCTCCGGCGCGGCGACGGCACCTCGTTCATGGAGGACTACCACTCGATGGGGAGCCTCGCGCCCCGCGACGTTGTCGCCCGGGCCATCGACGCCGAGATGAAGCGCACCGGCGACGAGTCGGTCTTCCTCGACATGACCCACCTGCCCCGCAGCTTCCTGGTGGATCGCTTCCCGAACATCTACGCCACGTGCAAGGAGTTCGGGATCGACATGGCGGTGCAGCCGATTCCGGTGGTCCCCGCCGCGCACTACCAGTGCGGCGGCATCCTCGTCGACCTGGACGCCCGCACCTCGATCCCCAACCTGCTGGCGATCGGCGAGGTGGCCGCCACCGGCCTCCACGGCGCCAACCGCCTCGCCTCCAATTCGCTGCTCGAGGGGCTCGTCTTCGGCGCCCGCGGCGCGGTCACCGCCCACGAGCTCGCCAGGGAGGCGAAGGAGCCGCCGCGGGTCGACGACTGGAACGTCGGCTCCGCCGTCGAGCCGGAGGAGGCGGTGGTGGTCACCCACAACTGGGACGAGATCCGCCGCCTGATGTGGAATTACGTGGGCATCGTCCGCACGGTGAAGCGGCTGCACCGGGCCCGGGCGCGGCTCGACCTCCTCCGCGAGGAGATCCGCCAGTATTACTGGCAGTACAAGCTCACCACCGACTTCATCGAGGTCCGCAACATCGCCGACGTGGCCCACATGGTGGTGCGCTGCGCGCTGGAGCGGAAGGAGAGCCGCGGCCTCCACTACATCCTCGACTACCCGAAGCGCGACGACGCCCATTGGCGCCGCGACACCGTGATCTCCCGGGCGGGCTGA
- a CDS encoding SIR2 family NAD-dependent protein deacylase, producing the protein MNNTTARAAERIRGARALVFTAGAGMGVDSGLPDFRGPEGFWRAYPPFRALGLHFEDLANPVWFERDPALAWGFYGHRLGLYRSTTPHRGFALLRAWAARAPAGAFVFTTNIDGHFQRAGFADERVIEYHGSLGWLQCTKGCGAGIFSAAGVEVRVDPATFRAMGALPRCPGCGALARPNVLMFGDWSWEQERTAAQSERLERWLAATDPAQVVVIECGAGTAVPSARRFGERLQAQGATLVRINPREAAGPEGTLSIETGAKAALEALDGAI; encoded by the coding sequence ATGAACAACACGACGGCGCGGGCGGCGGAGCGGATCCGCGGGGCCCGGGCCCTGGTCTTCACCGCAGGCGCGGGCATGGGGGTGGACAGCGGCCTGCCCGACTTCCGGGGGCCGGAGGGCTTCTGGCGGGCCTACCCGCCCTTCCGCGCCCTCGGACTCCACTTCGAGGATCTGGCCAACCCCGTATGGTTCGAGCGGGATCCGGCCCTCGCCTGGGGCTTCTACGGCCACCGCCTCGGCCTCTACCGCAGCACCACGCCCCACCGCGGCTTCGCCCTCCTTCGCGCCTGGGCAGCGCGCGCGCCTGCGGGGGCCTTCGTCTTCACCACCAACATCGACGGCCATTTCCAGCGCGCCGGCTTCGCCGACGAGCGGGTGATCGAGTACCACGGCAGCCTCGGCTGGCTGCAGTGCACCAAGGGCTGCGGCGCCGGGATCTTCTCGGCGGCGGGCGTGGAGGTGCGGGTCGATCCGGCCACGTTCCGGGCCATGGGCGCGCTCCCGCGCTGCCCGGGCTGCGGCGCGCTGGCGCGGCCCAACGTGCTCATGTTCGGCGACTGGAGCTGGGAGCAGGAGCGGACCGCCGCCCAGAGCGAGCGGCTCGAGCGGTGGCTCGCAGCGACCGACCCGGCGCAGGTGGTGGTGATCGAATGCGGCGCCGGCACCGCGGTCCCGAGCGCCCGCCGCTTCGGCGAGCGCCTGCAGGCACAGGGCGCCACCCTGGTGCGGATCAACCCGCGGGAGGCAGCGGGACCGGAGGGCACGTTGTCGATCGAGACGGGCGCGAAGGCGGCGCTGGAGGCGCTCGACGGGGCCATCTGA
- a CDS encoding lytic transglycosylase domain-containing protein translates to MTKMRRYATPLLAALVAASVATPAAADEIRSWTDKDGVVHYSNVRTGGGKPKRGPARFEKIGGGGVRVVLEGKDEPAAKAAAASGGADTWRPRDVSLFDQHLREACERYRIPIELARAVLASESNFNPHAVSHAGAMGLMQLMPETAVTMYVDDILDPRENIHGGVRYLRVLTNEFEGDLVKVIAAYNAGPGAVKRAGGVPNIAETQEYVKRVMRLYKEYKAQLADRT, encoded by the coding sequence ATGACGAAAATGCGCCGATACGCCACCCCCCTGCTCGCCGCCCTCGTGGCTGCCTCCGTCGCGACCCCTGCTGCCGCCGACGAGATCCGTTCCTGGACGGACAAGGACGGCGTGGTCCACTACTCCAACGTCCGCACCGGCGGCGGGAAGCCGAAGCGGGGGCCCGCCCGCTTCGAGAAGATTGGCGGCGGCGGCGTGCGCGTGGTCCTCGAGGGCAAGGACGAGCCCGCGGCGAAGGCGGCCGCTGCGTCCGGCGGCGCCGACACCTGGCGGCCCCGCGACGTGAGCCTCTTCGATCAGCACCTGCGCGAAGCCTGCGAGCGCTATCGGATCCCGATCGAGCTGGCCCGGGCGGTGCTCGCCTCGGAATCGAATTTCAACCCGCACGCGGTCTCGCACGCAGGGGCGATGGGCCTCATGCAGCTGATGCCCGAGACCGCCGTGACCATGTACGTCGACGACATCCTCGACCCCCGGGAGAACATCCACGGCGGCGTGCGCTACCTGCGCGTGCTGACCAACGAGTTCGAGGGGGACCTGGTGAAGGTGATCGCCGCCTACAACGCCGGCCCCGGTGCGGTGAAGCGGGCGGGGGGCGTCCCCAACATCGCCGAAACCCAGGAGTACGTGAAGCGGGTGATGCGCTTGTACAAGGAGTACAAGGCACAGCTGGCCGATCGGACCTGA